One window of Vespa velutina chromosome 2, iVesVel2.1, whole genome shotgun sequence genomic DNA carries:
- the LOC124946436 gene encoding prefoldin subunit 5, with amino-acid sequence MSEISLSDGSQMQQIDISNLNFQQLVHLKQQMDQELNVFQDSLHKLKLAQSRFLESGSCLEKITPKVQGKEILVPLTGSMYVTGKLANTNNVLVDIGTGYYAQKSIQDAKEYFKGRVEYVTEQMEKIQQVGLEKSKIRDATVSIIQMKIQNPM; translated from the exons ATGTCAGAAATATCGTTATCTGATGGATCTCAGATGCAACAAATCGATATTTCCAATTTAAATTTCCAACAATTAGTGCACTTGAAACAACAAATGGATCAAGAACTTAACGTCTTTCAAGATTCTTTGCACAAATTGAAACTCGCACAAAGTAGATTCCTAGAGTCTGGATCGTGTTTGGAAAAAATTACACCTAAAGTCCAAG GAAAGGAAATACTTGTTCCACTTACCGGATCAATGTATGTTACTGGAAAGCTCGCAAACACAAATAATGTATTAGTTGATATAGGGACTGGTTATTATGCACAAAAGAGCATACAGGATGCAAAGGAATATTTCAAGGGAAGAGTCGAATATGTTACAGAACAAATGGAAAAGATTCAGCAAGTTGGTttagagaaaagtaaaattagaGATGCAACAGTAAGCATAATTCAGATGAAAATTCAGAATccaatgtaa
- the LOC124946439 gene encoding muscarinic acetylcholine receptor gar-2 isoform X1 encodes MEVNGTQSSLNGTETNRTTAPIFTIGTDFITRWKLKRQRERLCRYVYNQILTAECTQLNGTWPDPDDPRWSSGEYGELLPEWFPTNATNISIPGNITTPMSLDIAPVLPPFELWQTVLIAICLAICILLTVGGNILVLLAFIVDRAIRQPSNYFIASLAATDMLIGTVSMPFYTVYVLMGYWNLGPLLCDLWLSVDYTVCLVSQYTVLLITIDRFCSVKIAAQYRSWRTKNRVIWMVTITWIIPALLFFISIFGWEHFIGYRDLNPGQCAVQFLKDPVFNTALIIGYYWTTLIVLFILYGGIYKTAYDMQKKSEMKQRKMQSMVALSAGAMSGMAGRAAGIGMSKTQSTLLSQDKPRVSLSGGQEDNTIGADSGQKSSKVSGSGGTEDAADKITYASTMPTETEKSERSSSPAFDSDEESTVGPSQQLSNIKKRSSLAGLVVQSGALQVFATNGRLNGIVPVKIETSVPITKKSLPTTSPVCESSTMTQKGQTLPKIQELSLLDTDNPVEPDKSSSQTLTPEQSLKSIDVYSSKQVTTSNEETTPLVQSRQLSLNSSQQNIIPPPTQFQSSPPITGSPSTSSSGDRPKSLVVPSHGQGTFDILTGLDGADLRYMDESSVILPSPSYESPPSSFSCSLANPLSTAPSSPILCNATSTATTTSLLQAALLRATQQAGANQMAPSSKQGQQQQPAMSNASSQTHPPRVFITQQTNAASQTSPTVSKVHTEVTVKAEDTKRQPVTTVIGNAKIVETSNSTTERFSDQATERFSDQVTKINNNPPQNSSSSSMVPTISGTDGQESKKQSKKRETENEEESGSRRDFVKTIGKRLKAKTQRNPTMGRQKSRTENRARKAFRTISFILGAFVACWTPYHILALVEGFCTNPPCTNEHLFMFSYFLCYANSPMNPFCYALANQQFKKTFTRILKGDLHMT; translated from the exons GAAGCTGAAAAGGCAACGAGAGCGTCTCTGCAGATACGTATACAATCAGATTTTGACAGCGGAATGTACTCAGTTGAATGGAACTTGGCCTGATCCCGATGATCCACGCTGGAGTAGCGGTGAATACGGGGAACTTTTGCCGGAATGGTTTCCAACAAATGCAACCAATATCTCGATTCCAGGAAATATAACAACCCCAATGTCACTGG ATATAGCACCTGTTTTACCACCCTTCGAACTCTGGCAAACAGTCCTGATAGCTATATGCCTTGCGATATGTATACTATTGACAGTGGGTGGTAATATTCTTGTATTATTGGCATTTATCGTCGACAGAGCCATCAGACAGCCGAGCAACTATTTCATTGCATCGTTAGCTGCCACTGACATGCTCATCG GTACAGTCTCAATGCCATTCTATACGGTATATGTTCTAATGGGCTATTGGAATCTTGGACCTCTACTCTGCGACCTATGGCTATCCGTAGACTACACCGTCTGTCTGGTGTCACAGTACACGGTCCTCTTGATTACGATCGATCGCTTTTGCTCGGTGAAAATCGCTGCGCAATATCGCAGCTGGCGTACAAAAAATCGTGTCATTTGGATGGTGACTATTACTTGGATCATACCGGcacttctcttcttcatcaGTATATTCGGTTGGGAACACTTCATCGGTTATAGGGACCTTAATCCAGGACAGTGCGCGGTGCAGTTCCTCAAAGATCCAGTGTTCAATACCGCGCTTATAATCGGTTATTATTGGACGACGCTGATAGTTCTCTTCATTCTCTACGGAGGAATTTATAAAACCGCCTACGACATGCAAAAGAAGAGCGAAATGAAGCAGAGAAAAATGCAATCGATGGTGGCGTTGAGTGCCGGTGCCATGTCCGGAATGGCTGGTCGTGCAGCAGGTATAGGTATGTCAAAGACTCAAAGTACTTTGTTGAGTCAAGATAAACCAAGAGTAAGCTTGTCGGGTGGTCAAGAAGATAATACGATTGGTGCCGATAGCGGACAAAAGTCGTCTAAAGTTTCGGGATCTGGTGGAACAGAAGATGCTGCGGACAAGATCACATATGCAAGTACAATGCCTACAGAAACTGAAAAATCTGAACGCTCTAGCAGCCCGGCCTTCGACTCCGACGAAGAAAGTACCGTTGGGCCGTCTCAACAACTGAGTAACATCAAGAAACGTTCATCTCTTGCCGGCCTGGTTGTCCAATCTGGGGCGCTTCAAGTGTTCGCCACCAATGGTCGATTAAACGGCATCGTACCCGTTAAGATCGAAACAAGCGTACCAATCACGAAGAAAAGCTTACCGACAACGAGTCCGGTCTGTGAATCTAGCACGATGACTCAAAAAGGCCAAACACTGCCGAAAATACAGGAGCTCAGTCTTCTAGACACCGATAATCCTGTCGAGCCAGACAAATCGAGTAGTCAAACTTTAACCCCAGAACAATCATTAAAATCTATCGACGTTTACAGTAGTAAACAGGTGACCACGTCGAACGAAGAAACAACACCGCTCGTTCAAAGCCGACAACTTTCACTGAATAGTTCTCAACAAAATATCATACCTCCACCCACGCAGTTTCAAAGCAGTCCACCGATAACAGGAAGTCCTTCAACCTCATCGTCCGGTGACAGACCAAAGTCTTTGGTCGTTCCCAGTCATGGTCAAGGTACCTTTGACATTCTAACTGGCCTCGATGGAGCCGACTTGAGGTACATGGACGAGAGTTCGGTCATTCTCCCAAGTCCTTCCTACGAAAGCCcaccttcctctttctcgtgCAGTTTAGCAAATCCTCTTTCGACGGCACCATCATCGCCTATTCTCTGTAATGCTACTTCTACGGCGACTACGACTAGCTTGTTACAAGCCGCGCTCCTCAGAGCAACTCAACAAGCTGGCGCAAATCAAATGGCTCCATCGAGCAAACAGGGTCAACAACAGCAACCGGCTATGTCGAATGCCTCGAGTCAAACGCATCCACCACGTGTCTTTATTACCCAACAAACAAACGCCGCATCTCAAACATCTCCTACAGTGAGCAAAGTGCATACCGAAGTAACCGTAAAGGCTGAAGACACTAAACGTCAACCAGTCACAACTGTTATCGGTAATGCAAAGATTGTTGAAACATCCAATAGTACGACCGAGAGATTTTCTGATCAAGCGACTGAAAGATTCTCTGATCAAGTCACTAAGATCAATAATAATCCACCGCAAAATTCATCGTCGAGTAGTATGGTGCCAACGATTTCTGGTACAGACGGACAAGAGTCTAAGAAACaatcaaaaaagagagaaaccgaAAATGAGGAAGAAAGCGGCTCTAGAAGAGACTTCGTCAAAACCATCGGCAAACGATTAAAAGCCAAAACTCAGAGAAATCCGACAATGGGACGACAAAAGTCAAGGACTGAAAACAGAGCACGCAAAGCCTTCAGAACGATATCTTTTATTCTTGGAGCTTTTGTTGCCTGTTGGACCCCTTATCACATTCTGGCTCTCGTCGAAGGCTTTTGTACGAATCCTCCATGTACGAATGAACATCTCTTCATGTTCTCCTATTTCCTTTGCTATGCAAACAGTCCAATGAATCCCTTCTGCTATGCCCTGGCCAATCAACAATTTAAGAAAACCTTTACGAGAATACTTAAGGGTGATCTACACAtgacgtaa
- the LOC124946439 gene encoding muscarinic acetylcholine receptor gar-2 isoform X2, producing the protein MERNELNPRLPGIHRASKRYWLDRKLKRQRERLCRYVYNQILTAECTQLNGTWPDPDDPRWSSGEYGELLPEWFPTNATNISIPGNITTPMSLDIAPVLPPFELWQTVLIAICLAICILLTVGGNILVLLAFIVDRAIRQPSNYFIASLAATDMLIGTVSMPFYTVYVLMGYWNLGPLLCDLWLSVDYTVCLVSQYTVLLITIDRFCSVKIAAQYRSWRTKNRVIWMVTITWIIPALLFFISIFGWEHFIGYRDLNPGQCAVQFLKDPVFNTALIIGYYWTTLIVLFILYGGIYKTAYDMQKKSEMKQRKMQSMVALSAGAMSGMAGRAAGIGMSKTQSTLLSQDKPRVSLSGGQEDNTIGADSGQKSSKVSGSGGTEDAADKITYASTMPTETEKSERSSSPAFDSDEESTVGPSQQLSNIKKRSSLAGLVVQSGALQVFATNGRLNGIVPVKIETSVPITKKSLPTTSPVCESSTMTQKGQTLPKIQELSLLDTDNPVEPDKSSSQTLTPEQSLKSIDVYSSKQVTTSNEETTPLVQSRQLSLNSSQQNIIPPPTQFQSSPPITGSPSTSSSGDRPKSLVVPSHGQGTFDILTGLDGADLRYMDESSVILPSPSYESPPSSFSCSLANPLSTAPSSPILCNATSTATTTSLLQAALLRATQQAGANQMAPSSKQGQQQQPAMSNASSQTHPPRVFITQQTNAASQTSPTVSKVHTEVTVKAEDTKRQPVTTVIGNAKIVETSNSTTERFSDQATERFSDQVTKINNNPPQNSSSSSMVPTISGTDGQESKKQSKKRETENEEESGSRRDFVKTIGKRLKAKTQRNPTMGRQKSRTENRARKAFRTISFILGAFVACWTPYHILALVEGFCTNPPCTNEHLFMFSYFLCYANSPMNPFCYALANQQFKKTFTRILKGDLHMT; encoded by the exons GAAGCTGAAAAGGCAACGAGAGCGTCTCTGCAGATACGTATACAATCAGATTTTGACAGCGGAATGTACTCAGTTGAATGGAACTTGGCCTGATCCCGATGATCCACGCTGGAGTAGCGGTGAATACGGGGAACTTTTGCCGGAATGGTTTCCAACAAATGCAACCAATATCTCGATTCCAGGAAATATAACAACCCCAATGTCACTGG ATATAGCACCTGTTTTACCACCCTTCGAACTCTGGCAAACAGTCCTGATAGCTATATGCCTTGCGATATGTATACTATTGACAGTGGGTGGTAATATTCTTGTATTATTGGCATTTATCGTCGACAGAGCCATCAGACAGCCGAGCAACTATTTCATTGCATCGTTAGCTGCCACTGACATGCTCATCG GTACAGTCTCAATGCCATTCTATACGGTATATGTTCTAATGGGCTATTGGAATCTTGGACCTCTACTCTGCGACCTATGGCTATCCGTAGACTACACCGTCTGTCTGGTGTCACAGTACACGGTCCTCTTGATTACGATCGATCGCTTTTGCTCGGTGAAAATCGCTGCGCAATATCGCAGCTGGCGTACAAAAAATCGTGTCATTTGGATGGTGACTATTACTTGGATCATACCGGcacttctcttcttcatcaGTATATTCGGTTGGGAACACTTCATCGGTTATAGGGACCTTAATCCAGGACAGTGCGCGGTGCAGTTCCTCAAAGATCCAGTGTTCAATACCGCGCTTATAATCGGTTATTATTGGACGACGCTGATAGTTCTCTTCATTCTCTACGGAGGAATTTATAAAACCGCCTACGACATGCAAAAGAAGAGCGAAATGAAGCAGAGAAAAATGCAATCGATGGTGGCGTTGAGTGCCGGTGCCATGTCCGGAATGGCTGGTCGTGCAGCAGGTATAGGTATGTCAAAGACTCAAAGTACTTTGTTGAGTCAAGATAAACCAAGAGTAAGCTTGTCGGGTGGTCAAGAAGATAATACGATTGGTGCCGATAGCGGACAAAAGTCGTCTAAAGTTTCGGGATCTGGTGGAACAGAAGATGCTGCGGACAAGATCACATATGCAAGTACAATGCCTACAGAAACTGAAAAATCTGAACGCTCTAGCAGCCCGGCCTTCGACTCCGACGAAGAAAGTACCGTTGGGCCGTCTCAACAACTGAGTAACATCAAGAAACGTTCATCTCTTGCCGGCCTGGTTGTCCAATCTGGGGCGCTTCAAGTGTTCGCCACCAATGGTCGATTAAACGGCATCGTACCCGTTAAGATCGAAACAAGCGTACCAATCACGAAGAAAAGCTTACCGACAACGAGTCCGGTCTGTGAATCTAGCACGATGACTCAAAAAGGCCAAACACTGCCGAAAATACAGGAGCTCAGTCTTCTAGACACCGATAATCCTGTCGAGCCAGACAAATCGAGTAGTCAAACTTTAACCCCAGAACAATCATTAAAATCTATCGACGTTTACAGTAGTAAACAGGTGACCACGTCGAACGAAGAAACAACACCGCTCGTTCAAAGCCGACAACTTTCACTGAATAGTTCTCAACAAAATATCATACCTCCACCCACGCAGTTTCAAAGCAGTCCACCGATAACAGGAAGTCCTTCAACCTCATCGTCCGGTGACAGACCAAAGTCTTTGGTCGTTCCCAGTCATGGTCAAGGTACCTTTGACATTCTAACTGGCCTCGATGGAGCCGACTTGAGGTACATGGACGAGAGTTCGGTCATTCTCCCAAGTCCTTCCTACGAAAGCCcaccttcctctttctcgtgCAGTTTAGCAAATCCTCTTTCGACGGCACCATCATCGCCTATTCTCTGTAATGCTACTTCTACGGCGACTACGACTAGCTTGTTACAAGCCGCGCTCCTCAGAGCAACTCAACAAGCTGGCGCAAATCAAATGGCTCCATCGAGCAAACAGGGTCAACAACAGCAACCGGCTATGTCGAATGCCTCGAGTCAAACGCATCCACCACGTGTCTTTATTACCCAACAAACAAACGCCGCATCTCAAACATCTCCTACAGTGAGCAAAGTGCATACCGAAGTAACCGTAAAGGCTGAAGACACTAAACGTCAACCAGTCACAACTGTTATCGGTAATGCAAAGATTGTTGAAACATCCAATAGTACGACCGAGAGATTTTCTGATCAAGCGACTGAAAGATTCTCTGATCAAGTCACTAAGATCAATAATAATCCACCGCAAAATTCATCGTCGAGTAGTATGGTGCCAACGATTTCTGGTACAGACGGACAAGAGTCTAAGAAACaatcaaaaaagagagaaaccgaAAATGAGGAAGAAAGCGGCTCTAGAAGAGACTTCGTCAAAACCATCGGCAAACGATTAAAAGCCAAAACTCAGAGAAATCCGACAATGGGACGACAAAAGTCAAGGACTGAAAACAGAGCACGCAAAGCCTTCAGAACGATATCTTTTATTCTTGGAGCTTTTGTTGCCTGTTGGACCCCTTATCACATTCTGGCTCTCGTCGAAGGCTTTTGTACGAATCCTCCATGTACGAATGAACATCTCTTCATGTTCTCCTATTTCCTTTGCTATGCAAACAGTCCAATGAATCCCTTCTGCTATGCCCTGGCCAATCAACAATTTAAGAAAACCTTTACGAGAATACTTAAGGGTGATCTACACAtgacgtaa